DNA sequence from the Thunnus maccoyii chromosome 7, fThuMac1.1, whole genome shotgun sequence genome:
ATGAAAAATGCACCGGAATGAAGAAAATGGACTGGAGTGATAGTTTGAAAGGTAAGTTGAATATGTTGATGTCCTATAAAAACCATGTATCtgcaaaatgtcaacttttcatgaGGTGAGCAAAAAAGCTCTTTTCATCTTAGTGGGAATACATTGTTCAGATTGGACAATGGGTTTTTATATAGTAAGTGCacttaaatattattttactttttatttttgcctctcattcacacacttgCACACCAATGTTAATGTCCATTGTGAGCAACTTGGGGTTCAGtctcttgctcaaggacacttcaacaaaTGGACAGGATTGAACTGCAAACCTTGTGATTAGTGGTCGACCTGCTTTACCTCTTGAGCAACAGTCACCTTAAGAAACAATGGGTTGCAtaattttatttagttaaagGACTTCTGCTTTCAATGCTTTGTTGGATTTTCTTGAAGAGGATGCACAGTAGATCATTCAGAAGGACACCACGTTCCACTGAGCTACCTCTAGCTACCTCTATTTAGTTGTTATCTGATTTACTTCTACTGAAAACCGACTCTTTGATTGGTTTTCCTGCAGAGTGGTTCAGAAGCACCTGGACTCTTCAGGATGATCCTTGTAAGAGATACTATGAAGTCCTCATGGTCAACCCCATTCTGCTTGTACCTCCCACCAAGGTAGGTCACTATGCTggtgtctgtgtatttttgtgatATATTGCCGGTTGAAAGCCTCACACAGTAATGACTATTACTattaacttttgttttaagacaccAAAACATATAACACAAGTGCCAaaatgttgtattgctgtaataactgttttattttccagtttttaaCCATTTCTTGAGGAAACACAATGAAAGCATTTCACTCTAGCATATAAATTTGTTCCCATTCAACGCTCTTCCTTAACTATTACTGTAAAATCAGTGTTAGTTTTGAATATCTGTATGTATATGGAAATGGCTTATACAAAGTTATATTCTAAAGATTTCTCTCTGTTTAGGCAATATCAGTTACCATCACAACCTTCATCACAGAGCCACTGAAACATTTGGGCCAGGGGATCAGTGAGTTTCTTCGAGCCCTCCTCAAAGATCTACCAATCACCCTGCAGATCCCAGTTCTTCTCACTATTGTGATCTCCATTGTGGTAAGAACCCTTGATAAATTCTCActgacactcacacaaataaataaaatcctacatttgtttacattcatcaAGCAAAGTTTTGTGAAAGTAAAGATTCAAGTTTTGGGGAGTGCAGGCATTGTTTTAGTAAGGTGCAAAGCATTTTTTCAGGCCACCACTTAATTATGGCACTGATCATTGCAAGCATTGCAGCACAGGATGCTGATCATTGCAAGCACTGCCTTGTATGTGACAGTTGTGTGCTGTATTTTTCAATAGCGGTATATTTACTTTACTCCTCTACAGGTATGCATGTATGGAAGTGTGCAGGCAGCCTTCCGGTATGGCATTACTGCACCTCTGCGCCGCCGCCGTCGAAGAGATCCACCCCCTCCAGGGCTGAACCAACCACAGCCTCCTGTCTTGAGGATTGAGGACCGTGACCACCTAGCAGGAGGGGACGCACCACAACAGGCCTTGAGGCACAGAGCCAATGATGACAGATTACAGAGGGATGACAGATTACAGAGGGATGACAGATTACAGAGGAATGACATTCGTCAGAGGCAACCCAACAGAGTCAGGGAAGAGCCAGCCAAGATAGTTGTGGAGACCCTGTGCACTGCTGACAGACCCTACAGCGAGGATGAGACAGATGGTGAACGGCGTGAGGGAAGTCCTGAATCAGAGCAGACAGAGCAGAGTCTCTCTGCTGTTGAAAGTGATCCTCAAACTGAGTCAGATTCAGAAAACCAGCCGGACACCCAAGAGGAGCTAGACAGAGCGGGTGCTGGCAGCGTTGCACACAGGGAAGCCAAAGCTAACAAGGACCAATCAAAAACTAAACCCACAGATTCATCTCCAGTAAAGACTAAACCTTTGAAAGTAAAGAAGAAAGTTTCTCAAGATGAACCCAGCAGAAACAGATCTCAGCCAGCAGGACGACACCCCGCACAAACTAAATTAGGTGATGATCAGGTGAGTCCtttataaaatacatacaaactAAATCTAATTAATCTTACTAATATCTGACCTCAGATAGTGTTTATTAACTGTGCCCTTTTTTAATTAATGCTTCAGCATTGCATATGCACTAATGGGATGGTGAATATTCACATGCGACTTAAATTGGTAAATAAGTATTTAATAACTagatgttgttttcatttgggTGTTTGTCcactggttttactggtgtgttttattgattgCTGCATGTGAATGTGTTCAGCCCCTAACCTGTGAATGGATTTTACACCTTTatgtacatctttttttttttaccgctCCTTACCTCTTAAGTAGGACTCAACTGAAATAACACAAAGTGTAGTGGATTTCAATCCAGACGCCATGGCATACTTACTGGTGTACTTACTTGATAATCATCAATGATAATCAAAAGCTTATGAAATAAATCTTGGATGAAAATTTGTCTTAGATTCCAAATATTTCTACTCTGTAACCaaaatattagtgtttttcttcttcatctcatGAGTATAATTATGGTTattaatttgacatttctgaGCAATACTTGGAACAGCATTAGAGGTTGAATACCGCTGCATATTAGTAAATGtagtgtatattttttattgccaTTTGAAGCAGCAAATAACAACAGTATTTCAATAATGTAATGCAAttaaattgcaaaatttaaGACATTTCAGGGTGTTTGTTTCGCTAGATCAGTGTAATTACTTTATTTACTCAGTTGACATAGTTAATAAGATATATGTTGGTTGGAAAATCTCACacttataaatatataattttctgctacattgcattttcatttgaatgcTTTGTCATTTCGTGTTATATATTTCTGATGTGAATCCCTCACTGCAGGATTTGGAAGACTCAGCTGAAGACAGGACCACCTCTCTCTCCGAAAGGATCCCAGTTCAGGAGACGTCTCCAACATCAGTGGAATAAGCAACGTCTGCATTAGTCAAAAGAAGCAACATTGTCCTCATCAGTGTTTGGCACGTTTTATGGACTGTGGAGGCAGTGATTACAAGGGCAGTCATTCAGTCCATCCCTTGCTGACTGACTTACACACATTGCTGAAATGCATGTGCACATTTTCAAGGTGACTCAATGGGGAACCACCCCAGTGCGGCCAGCGGAGCAACTTTATCGTAAAAAACTGTCTTTGCTGCCGTGCAGGCAGATGAATGTGCTGAGATTCACAAATACTGTTTGGTGAATCTGCTCAgtgtttcatcatcatttcGTTGCACAGCAGCTTGACTCATGCAGGTATCAGGGAAATAGGAAACTTACTTGTGAAAACCAGTGTTGTTtacttttgtattttcagtgtcTTATCCAGGGGCAGAAATCATGGTCTTACAAAACTAAGTTTGTCTAGTTTCATTGGAATTATAACAAAGACCAAGTAAAACTTGGTGGTAAGTAATCATTTATTACTATAAACAAATAATACCttcaattttactttaatttacttTCAAACCAATGTTTTGAAGTTGAAATATGAATCTAGATTTTGTAATTTAATAGGCAGAACACtatttctttatgttgtttttttacaatgagCTGTTTTGGGGGTTATTAAATGTAGATTTTATATAGAAGACTTGAAATACTGATGTTGAAGTTAAAGTTTTGCTCAGCAGtagtgttgctgtttgtttactatTGATAATGGCAAACTACTTGTTAAAAGCATTACATGATTGCATGGCGTGGTGCAGTGCTGAATTCTGAAATTAGTGAATTTAGCCAAAGTCTTTGATTTTAAAGTCATAAATCAataaagaaacatatttaatagTCGTGTAAGAATATTCTAACAAAAAGgtacaaaatgttgaaaatagtGTAGCAACTTGCTCCAGAGGCAGATCTTGAAATTGCTAATACTGAAAGAAGCAacactaattaaagctgcacttataATTTAAACTAATAATTGTGTCTAACTATGGTTTGATGAATTCATGGATGACTTCCAGTGACAGTAAACAGTGTATACTTTTAAGGTTTTGAGCAGAGTGAATGTTACTCTCACTTCAGATCTTTCACAACACACATCTAAACAGtaaatatcagtgtttttactgaCTGACATACCAAAAAGCTGACGCAGGCTATAGCCTGTTCACTAcaactttgacattttgtccTTTTAGTGTAAGGGTCCTCTCTGGTACACACTGGGTGACTGTTTTTAGCTTAAACAAAAGCATTAATGACTGTATGAGATCCATGTGTTTAccccaaacaaaaaaaatgtgcctTATTTCTATGGAGAGCAAACAAGGTCATTCTTTTTGCAAGAGAGAGACATCTAGCTGCATACATGGAGTCCTGCAGGTATCAGTATCATTATCATAATTTATGCTAAAGTAGCTACAATTCAATGTTTGCACACTTTTAGAACAGAATAACATGttatattgaaaaatgtgtctaaacACTATGTTAGTCACAACCTGAGGTATATCCacatatattttaacaaaattaaaactattaaaCCTAAGAGTACAATTTCTGTCACTAACAACTTTCACtgattatttttacacattaaaaagcCATGTGTGCACACGTAAACAAAGATGGTCGGCACAGGAGTGTTGATGGTgtacagaatgaaaaaaaaagacagattaaatAGTATATGTTGTTAATGAGGGAATTAATTGATCAAGATTACACATTCATGCAtgtgtggagtttttttttgttctttttatatgATTATCAGCTTTTCATCCATCTTTGAATGTCCTACCTAATGGTCGGTTAACTTGTCGAGTTGTATCATCGGAGGTGATTGTTGGTGATCTTGGCCCATAATGAGCTCCACACATTCTGTCATGGCAAAATTACACCCAAATGCCAATTTTTGTTAGGCCACAGACAAAATTTCTGTTAAACAAGATCTAAAATTTAAGGTTCTGAAAAATCCACCCACACCGACTGATCCTTTGGAGCAGTGTGAGAGAGCCCTGAACAGATGTTGGTCAACCTCCCCATCTcaggatgttttttgtttgttatatatatatatgtatatcctGGGACTGTATGTATTAAGTCAGTGATGTTACACACTGAGGTCATGTTCTTGGTTTATTTCTGAGGCtgatatctgtatatatatatttttgacttGTTATATTCAAACTTTACTACTTTTAGgttaataaaatcaaacatttcccCACCAGAATGTCATTCTTGGAAGTGTAAAGAAAggtttgaaacagcatttagataTCCATGttggaaaacaacatttatagaCAAATtagactaaataaataaataatcacaatgTTATGTTGGTCACCAAACACGTGAATATCATAATCGGCAATTACGTGGACCCATTTCGATCCTGTCGGTGACCCTCTGGTGGCCCTCGGGCCTTATATTGGGAACCTGCGCGCCGCCTGAAACTCAtttcctgattggctgactggaAGCTGCGTGGTTTCACAGAAAACACGGCTCATGGTATCCAAGTCCGCTGTACGTCCCGTTAACACTTTAAAACTACTCTTGTTTAATTGGTGTTTCCACGTGCCCAATCAATCATGGAATTATTGGTTCGATATCTGGAACGGAGCAATTCAATCAGGTAAGGTTTATTT
Encoded proteins:
- the clcc1 gene encoding chloride channel CLIC-like protein 1 isoform X1 — protein: MFLVLLVCTLALAATGQQEDEDWIDPYDMLNYDASTKTMRKPTEPANYQNVPTKRREYTQDSSQLELASYKDQVEGLKRQIEDQKKKIMALSQQPTCNPVFKRFLSRLLKEIQRIGLPSDSTDALYDAKIRLSRQSMTEIQNLLEGEDSWRTGALDNALSQILVDFKPHDYDAWKWHFEDTFGVEIDTLLKIGLFVLVIIVIICTELWSRVSWFMQFKRLFTVCFFVSIVWNWFYLYKIAFAEHQNNIAKMDSVNEKCTGMKKMDWSDSLKEWFRSTWTLQDDPCKRYYEVLMVNPILLVPPTKAISVTITTFITEPLKHLGQGISEFLRALLKDLPITLQIPVLLTIVISIVVCMYGSVQAAFRYGITAPLRRRRRRDPPPPGLNQPQPPVLRIEDRDHLAGGDAPQQALRHRANDDRLQRDDRLQRDDRLQRNDIRQRQPNRVREEPAKIVVETLCTADRPYSEDETDGERREGSPESEQTEQSLSAVESDPQTESDSENQPDTQEELDRAGAGSVAHREAKANKDQSKTKPTDSSPVKTKPLKVKKKVSQDEPSRNRSQPAGRHPAQTKLGDDQDLEDSAEDRTTSLSERIPVQETSPTSVE
- the clcc1 gene encoding chloride channel CLIC-like protein 1 isoform X2, encoding MFLVLLVCTLALAATGQQEDEDWIDPYDMLNYDASTKTMRKPTEPANYQNVPTKRREYTQDSSQLELASYKDQVEGLKRQIEDQKKKIMALSQQPTCNPVFKRFLSRLLKEIQRIGLPSDSTDALYDAKIRLSRQSMTEIQNLLEGEDSWRTGALDNALSQILVDFKPHDYDAWKWHFEDTFGVEIDTLLKIGLFVLVIIVIICTELWSRVSWFMQFKRLFTVCFFVSIVWNWFYLYKIAFAEHQNNIAKMDSVNEKCTGMKKMDWSDSLKEWFRSTWTLQDDPCKRYYEVLMVNPILLVPPTKAISVTITTFITEPLKHLGQGISEFLRALLKDLPITLQIPVLLTIVISIVVCMYGSVQAAFRYGITAPLRRRRRRDPPPPGLNQPQPPVLRIEDRDHLAGGDAPQQALRHRANDDRLQRNDIRQRQPNRVREEPAKIVVETLCTADRPYSEDETDGERREGSPESEQTEQSLSAVESDPQTESDSENQPDTQEELDRAGAGSVAHREAKANKDQSKTKPTDSSPVKTKPLKVKKKVSQDEPSRNRSQPAGRHPAQTKLGDDQDLEDSAEDRTTSLSERIPVQETSPTSVE